The Vicia villosa cultivar HV-30 ecotype Madison, WI linkage group LG1, Vvil1.0, whole genome shotgun sequence genome includes a region encoding these proteins:
- the LOC131644903 gene encoding spermidine coumaroyl-CoA acyltransferase-like, which produces MMRNKEQTLIFPSHTPFSEDHTLPLSHLDTDRNLHLTIRYLRAYTATTTTTTIAHHNNPFHVISSSLSQTLPHYYPLAATLRHRKHPNNRLELFCTANQGIPLIHTTVDFTLDSINYLDDPSSPFLEQLVPDPEPEEGMNHPCMLQLTVFKCGGFTLGAAIHHSLCDGMGGTLFFVGDFSIINAFW; this is translated from the coding sequence atgatgagaAACAAAGAACAAACTCTCATCTTCCCTTCTCACACCCCCTTCTCAGAAGACCACACCCTCCCCCTCTCCCACCTCGACACCGATCGTAACCTCCACCTAACCATCCGCTACCTCCGCGCTTACACCGCCACAACCACCACAACAACCATCGCCCACCATAACAACCCCTTCCACGTCATCTCCTCCTCCCTCTCACAAACACTCCCTCACTACTACCCACTCGCCGCCACACTCCGCCACCGCAAACACCCTAACAACCGCCTCGAACTCTTCTGCACCGCCAACCAAGGCATCCCTCTTATCCACACCACCGTAGACTTCACTCTCGACTCCATAAACTACCTCGATGACCCATCTTCGCCTTTCCTCGAACAATTGGTGCCCGACCCGGAACCCGAAGAGGGTATGAATCACCCATGTATGCTTCAGCTAACGGTTTTCAAGTGCGGCGGGTTCACTCTCGGTGCAGCGATTCATCACTCGCTGTGCGACGGGATGGGTGGGACTCTGttttttgttggtgattttagtatcatcaatgcattttggtag